A single region of the Cherax quadricarinatus isolate ZL_2023a chromosome 11, ASM3850222v1, whole genome shotgun sequence genome encodes:
- the ATPsynD gene encoding ATP synthase subunit d, mitochondrial: MVDDFQKQYEALQIPYPADTVSGKIAEIEKQAAAETEVFIKESEARIVKLKEELVRWEKMIPYEQMTMEEFAEQFPDDAINLEKPTLWPHTPEDQPGYVPKEGAEA; encoded by the exons ATGGTTGATGACTTTCAGAAGCAGTATGAGGCCTTGCAGATTCCTTATCCAGCTGACACTGTATCAGGAAAGATAGCAGAAATTGAAAAGCAAGCT GCAGCAGAAACTGAAGTCTTTATTAAAGAAAGTGAAGCTCGTATTGTCAAACTGAAGGAAGAGCTCGTTCGATGGGAGAAGATGATTCCTTACGAGCAAATGACTATGGAGGAATTTGCGGAGCAGTTCCCAGATGAT gcaatCAACCTGGAGAAACCAACGTTGTGGCCCCACACCCCTGAGGACCAGCCTGGATATGTGCCCAAGGAAGGTGCCGAGGCTTAA